Below is a genomic region from Ketogulonicigenium vulgare WSH-001.
CCGCAATCCCACCATGCGCCGGTTCAAGGACTCGCTGGGCGACCAGCAGGTGATCGTGGGCGTCGACCGTCTGGACTACACCAAAGGGATACCCCAACGCCTTGCGGGCTATCGCCGGTTCCTTGAAAATAACCCGATCTGGGCGGGTAAGGTTGGCTATCTGCAGATCACGCCCACCAGCCGCGAAGGGGTCGCCGAATACGATGCCTTGCAACGCGAGGTGGCCGAGCTTGCGGGCCGGATCGCCGGGCAGTTGGGGCGATTGGATTGGACGCCGGTGCGCTATGTGAACCGCGCCTTTGGGCAGCATATCTTGGCGGGGATTTACCGCATGGCGCGGGTGGGGCTGGTGACGCCGCTGCGCGATGGGATGAATTTGGTGGCCAAGGAATTCATTGCCGCGCAAGACCCGGCAGATCCCGGGGTGCTGGTGCTGTCCCGCTTTGCCGGCGCGGCCTACGAGCTGGAAGGCGGCGCGCTGCTGGTCAATCCCTATGACGAGGAGGGCATGGCGAATGCGATTGCGACGGCGGTCTCGATGTCGCTTGAGCGGCGACAGGAGCTTCATGCCTATGCGCTGGCGCAGATCGAGGCGCATGACATCTTTGGCTGGTGTGACGCGTTTTTGACCCGTTTGGCCCCAGCTATTCCCGAACTTGTGGCGGATTCATAATCATCCGGCGGATTATACGCTTTCGGCGGCACGGTTTCACGCCTAGATAAGGCATCCCCTTCGTGCCGCCCGAGGACGCTATGACCGCGCTACCCAAATCCGCAAGTTTCGCCCGCATTGTTGATGCTGCGCGTCAGCGCATTCTGGTGCTGGATGGCGCGATGGGCACGCAGATCCAGCTGCTGAAAATGGGCGAGGATGAATATCTGGGCCATGGCAGCGCGGGTTGCCAATGTCATATTCATTCCGACCATCCGCAAAAGGGCAATAACGACCTGCTCAACCTGACCCAGCCCGAGGCGATCGAGGAAATCCATTTCCGCTATGCCATGGCCGGGGCCGATATTGTCGAGACGAATACCTTTTCCTCGACCACCATCGCGCAGGCGGATTACGCATTAGAGGATCAGGTCCATGCCCTGAACGTTCAGGGCGCGCGGCTGGCCCGCAGCGGTGTCGACCGCGCCACCGCCATCGACGGACGGATGCGTTTTGTCGCCGGGGCGGTGGGGCCGACGAACCGCACGGCCTCGATCAGCCCTGACGTGAACGACCCCGGCTTTCGCGCCGTCAGCTTTGACGATCTGCGCATCGCCTATGCCCAGCAGATCCGCGGCCTGATCGAAGGCGGCGTCGATCTGATCTTGATCGAGACGATCTTTGACACGCTGAACGCCAAAGCCGCGATTTTCGCCGCCGAGGAGGTGTTCATTGAAATTGGCGAGCGGCTGCCGGTGATGATCTCGGGCACAATCACTGACCTGTCGGGCCGCACGCTGTCGGGTCAAACGCCGACCGCCTTTTGGCATTCGGTGCGCCACGCGGGTCCCTTTACCATCGGGCTGAACTGCGCATTGGGCGCGAATGCCATGCGCGCGCATCTGGCCGAGATTTCCGCCATCGCCGATACATTCGTTTGCGTCTACCCGAACGCGGGTCTTCCCAATGCCATGGGCGATTACGATGAGACCCCCGCCTTCACCGCCCAGCAGATCGAGGGATTTGCCCGCGACGGTCTGGTGAATATCGTCGGCGGTTGCTGCGGCACTTCGCCCGAGCATATCCGCGCCATGGCCGAGGCGGTCGCCAAATACCGACCCCGCGCCATCCCCGAACATGCGCCGCTGATGCGCCTGTCGGGGCTCGAGCCGTTTATTCTGACGCCCGAGATTCCTTTCGTGAACGTGGGCGAGCGCACGAATGTCACGGGGTCCGCCAAGTTCCGCAAGATGATCACGGCGGGCGATTTCGCCAGCGCCCTGCAGGTCGCGCGTGATCAGGTGGAAAACGGCGCGCAGATCATCGACATCAATATGGACGAGGGTCTGATCGACAGCCAGGCCGCGATGGTGAAATTCCTGAACCTTGTCGCCTCGGAACCCGATATCGCCCGCGTGCCGGTGATGATCGACAGTTCCAAATGGGATGTGATCGAGGCGGGCCTGAAATGCGTGCAGGGCAAGGCAATCGTCAACTCGATCTCGATGAAAGAGGGCGAGGCTGCGTTTTTGCACCATGCGCGCCTGTGCCGGGCCTATGGCGCCGCCGTGGTCGTGATGGCCTTTGACGAGACGGGCCAGGCGGATACCGAGGATCGCAAGGTCGAGATTTGCAGCCGCGCCTATAAGCTGCTGACCGAGGAGGTCGGCTTTCCGCCCGAAGATATCATCTTTGACCCCAACGTCTTTGCCGTCGCCACGGGGATCGAGGAACACAATAATTACGGCGTCGATTTCATCAACGCCACGCGCCGCATCATGGAAGCCTGTCCGCATGTCCATATTTCGGGCGGGATTTCCAACCTGTCCTTCAGCTTCCGCGGCAATGAACCCGTGCGCGAGGCGATGCATGCCGTTTTCCTCTATCACGCCATTCAAGTCGGCATGGATATGGGCATCGTCAATGCGGGGCAGCTTGCCGTCTACGACCAGATCGATCCGGAACTGCGCGAGGCCTGCGAGGATGTCGTTCTGAATCGCCGCGACGATGCGACCGAGCGTTTGTTGGATCTGGCCGAGCGGTATCGCGGCCAAGGCGGCGCGGAGAAGAAAGAGCGTGATCTGGCGTGGCGCGACTGGGATGTGGCGAAACGCTTGGAACATGCGCTGGTGAACGGCATCACCGAGTTTATCGAGGGCGACACCGAGGAAGCCCGCCTTGCCGCCCAGCGTCCGCTGCATGTGATCGAAGGGCCGTTGATGGACGGCATGAACGTCGTCGGCGATTTGTTCGGCGCAGGTAAAATGTTCCTGCCGCAGGTGGTGAAATCCGCCCGCGTGATGAAACAGGCCGTCGCCGTGCTGCTGCCCTATCTGGAAGAGGAAAAGGCAGCGGGCGGCGGTGTGGGCCGTCAAAGCGCCGGTAAAATCCTGATGGCGACGGTAAAGGGCGATGTGCATGACATCGGCAAGAACATCGTCGGCGTCGTGCTGGCGTGCAACAATTACGACATCATCGACCTTGGGGTCATGGTGTCATCCGAGAAAATCCTGGCTGCCGCGCGCGAACATGATGTCGATGCGATTGGCCTGTCGGGGCTGATCACGCCGTCCTTGGACGAGATGGTGCATGTCGCGGCCGAGATGGAGCGCCAAGGCTTTGACATTCCACTGCTGATCGGCGGGGCGACGACCAGCCGCGTGCATACGGCGGTGAAAATTGCGCCAGCCTACCAGCGCGGGCAGGTGGTCTATTCCGTCGACGCCAGCCGCGCGGTGGGGGTTGCGCAGAACCTGCTTGGCTCGCGCAGCCTGGCCTATCAAGCCGAGGTGCGCGCCGAATATGAGAAGGTGGCCGAGGGTTACTTGCGCGGTGAGCGCGAGAAACAGCGCCTGCCGCTGGCCGACGCGCGTGCCAATCCGGTCAAGATCGACTGGGCCGCCTATCAGGCAAAGGTGCCCAGCTTTCTTGGCACCAAGGTCTATGACGATTGGGATCTGGCTGATCTTGCGCAATACATCGAT
It encodes:
- the metH gene encoding methionine synthase; the encoded protein is MTALPKSASFARIVDAARQRILVLDGAMGTQIQLLKMGEDEYLGHGSAGCQCHIHSDHPQKGNNDLLNLTQPEAIEEIHFRYAMAGADIVETNTFSSTTIAQADYALEDQVHALNVQGARLARSGVDRATAIDGRMRFVAGAVGPTNRTASISPDVNDPGFRAVSFDDLRIAYAQQIRGLIEGGVDLILIETIFDTLNAKAAIFAAEEVFIEIGERLPVMISGTITDLSGRTLSGQTPTAFWHSVRHAGPFTIGLNCALGANAMRAHLAEISAIADTFVCVYPNAGLPNAMGDYDETPAFTAQQIEGFARDGLVNIVGGCCGTSPEHIRAMAEAVAKYRPRAIPEHAPLMRLSGLEPFILTPEIPFVNVGERTNVTGSAKFRKMITAGDFASALQVARDQVENGAQIIDINMDEGLIDSQAAMVKFLNLVASEPDIARVPVMIDSSKWDVIEAGLKCVQGKAIVNSISMKEGEAAFLHHARLCRAYGAAVVVMAFDETGQADTEDRKVEICSRAYKLLTEEVGFPPEDIIFDPNVFAVATGIEEHNNYGVDFINATRRIMEACPHVHISGGISNLSFSFRGNEPVREAMHAVFLYHAIQVGMDMGIVNAGQLAVYDQIDPELREACEDVVLNRRDDATERLLDLAERYRGQGGAEKKERDLAWRDWDVAKRLEHALVNGITEFIEGDTEEARLAAQRPLHVIEGPLMDGMNVVGDLFGAGKMFLPQVVKSARVMKQAVAVLLPYLEEEKAAGGGVGRQSAGKILMATVKGDVHDIGKNIVGVVLACNNYDIIDLGVMVSSEKILAAAREHDVDAIGLSGLITPSLDEMVHVAAEMERQGFDIPLLIGGATTSRVHTAVKIAPAYQRGQVVYSVDASRAVGVAQNLLGSRSLAYQAEVRAEYEKVAEGYLRGEREKQRLPLADARANPVKIDWAAYQAKVPSFLGTKVYDDWDLADLAQYIDWTPFFQSWELKGVYPRILQDEKYGETARSLFADAQAMLQQIIDEKWFDPRAVVGFWPANAVGDDIVLFADETRSHILATMHTLRQQLPRRDGRPNIAMSDFVAPMGQAEYIGGFVVTAGFKELEIAARFEAANDDYNAIMVKALADRFAEAFAERMHQHVRRELWAYAADEVLPNDALIREEYAGIRPAPGYPAQPDHTEKLTLFRLLDAEAATGVKLTESMAMWPGSTVSGLYIAHPESYYFGVAKVEEDQVADYAARKGMDKAEAERWLAPILNYIPKA